In the genome of Cyclopterus lumpus isolate fCycLum1 chromosome 19, fCycLum1.pri, whole genome shotgun sequence, the window agatgtcatgtgactagatgaacactagatgtcatgtgactagatgaacactagatgtcatgtgaccagatgaacagcgaAACAAAACCTCAACAGCATCAAaaaacacaggaacacaaaatgcaaaatgcaaaatgcaaaatgcaaaatgcaaaatgcaaaatgcaaaatgcaaaatgcaacaCACGTCAGTGAAGGCCGGTTCATTTGTGAAGCACGTTTCAGCAGGAAGTCAATTCAAAGAGCTtataaagacaaaaataaacattttctttattccttACTTGCGAGTGACACggtaatataaaataaatgttggtgTTTAATTTGTACTTTATACAAAATGAACCATTATTAACAATCAAATTTAAATCATACCCTCTAAactaaaaatataattaaaatggtGGTGTggtcacatggcttcgctttcCGCCCTCGTGGACTTCAGCTCCTGCTGGCCGGTGGTTTGAGTCCCCGAGGACGCCACGTTCTCGCCGTCGCCGCCGTCTTCCCCGCAGCGCAGGGCGCCGGGCAGGGCGCCGGGCAGCGCGCCGCAGAGGGCCTTCCTGaaggtggagctggagaagaCGTAGACGACGGGGTCCAGCGCCGAGTTCAGGAAGTTGAGCCCCAGGGACACGATGGAGAGCTGGGTGAAGGTGTAGAAGGAGGCGCAGTCCCACGGCCGGAACGAGCGGACAACCCACACCCCGACGGTGGCCACCGTGGTGGGCAGGAAGCACACCGTGAACACCACCACGATGGCGATGCACACCCGCATCGCCTTGCGCACCTTCTCCGCTTTTCCCATCTGCCGGCGCCGCAGGAAGCTGAAGATGCGCACGGAGCAGAACAGCAGCATGGCCGCCGGCACCACGAACTCCAGCACCGTCAGGACTTGGTGCGTGCCGACCAGCACGACGAGGGCCCGCGACGCCTCCCCgtaggaggtgaagaagaagcaCTGGGTTCTGTTGCCGCCGCCCTTGATGTGGTCGTACGCCAGCATGGGGAGCCGAGGGGCGGCGACCAGCATCCAGACCAACACCGACACCCACGCCGCCTGGCGCTTGGTCAGGCGGTTGAACCGGTGGTGAGGGTGGACCACCTGCAGCCGGAGGACGGACGTCACTAAACtcattttgtttggttttcttttatttattacgtTTTTTCCACGTTCATTTCCTAGCCCACGCTAACCACATCACCACATGCCTTCTTtcccctccctgtcctctgacCCCACTGAAGTTCTCCTCCATGACCTCATGACCTCTTCGGCTCTCATaacaaaatcctcaataaacttcagtatgttcagaactctgctgctaattattattttattttgtaatgttttggtGGAGACATAATGAGTCTCGTGCCCGGCGTCCTCACCTTGAAGTAGCGGTAGAGCGCCACCACCGTCATGAGCGCGATGCTGGCCGAGCGGTTGGAGAACATCAGGAAGAGGTTGATCCGGCACACGCCGTCTCCAAACACCCAGTGGCCCCTGAGCAAGGCATCGATCCTCAGCGGCAGGCTCACCAGGGCCAGGAAGTCGGCGATGACCAGGTTGAACAGGAACAGGTTGTTGGGGTTCCAGGCCTTCAGCTTGAAGCAGAAGATCCACAAGGCCACCGCGTTTCCCAAGAGCCCCAGAACCACGTCGACGATGAGCAGCGGGGGCAGGATCACGCCCTCCAGCTGGATACCGACGGGGGGGCAGCCGCCGCGCACCGGGGTCATGGGGGTCGTGAGGGTCAGCATGGGGGTCGTGAGGGTCAGCATGGGGGTCGTGAGGTTCAGCATGGGGGTCGTGAGGGTCAGCATGGGGGTCGTGAGGGTCAGCATGGGGGTCGTGAGGGTCAGCATGGGGGTCGTGAGGGTCAGCATGGGGGTCGTGAGGTTGATTCTAAGGAATCAGCGTGGAGACAAATGCAACATGTGATTTGTAGCTTCTAATAAcaactgttgtgttttttagttttttggtgGTTTGACCCGAGTGTCGAGATTCAGGAAATCTGcaacttcctcttttcttcttcttcttctttcccctcaAAGTACTTTTGTGTTTCACTAAAACTGATACTTCTTCATAAAAGTGGTTAATGAAACAATGATCTGTGCGGTTTCAAAAATACCACtactaataaatataataataataaaatattattacttttccacctgcacattaatgttaattaaaaTCATTTTACTGATTAAAAAAGTCCTGATAACCCTAAACTTGAAATTATCATAAGgcataaaaacatacaaattaaatataatatttgtaatggaaaacaattagaaaaagaaaataccattttactaaataaatatatttaaaatatgtaaactGTATGAAACGTTGGCATATTTGAAGCAAAAagtcagaaacacacagacacacacacacacacatatatatatatatatatatatatatatatatatatatatatatattaataaataaataagtttgtgtatatatataaatatataaactcacCAGTCACCCGTGTGAGACGACTTCATTCATAAAGAGCCATAAACTGCGGTCGGTGTATTTATGTCTCCAGGACGTTGCTGATTGGTCGGCTTCATCACCACGTCATCATTTACCACACTAGTACAAGTACactagtacaagtacacaccagtacaagtacacactagtacaagtacacaccAGTACAAGTACACACCAGTACAAGTACactagtacaagtacacaccAGTACAAGTACACACCAGTACAAGTACactagtacaagtacacaccAGTACAAGAATACTAAAGCACAAGTACACAATAGTAAAAAGTGTCAGAGGGAGGAACCAGGGGATCGAGAGCAGGTGAAGGAAACGACCGATCAGGagataataaacaacaataacaatataataatacttttaatacTTGTATATGACAcatgagacaaaaaacaacaataacaatataataatacttttaatacTTGTATATGACAcatgagacaaaaaacaacaataacaatataataatacttttaatacGTTCATTTTAACACAGTCcagatttcaaaataaaggtcagCGTGTCGCAACTGTTTCTGGGTCGATGACTCgtcacacttcctgtcttcttcttcttcttcttc includes:
- the hcar1-3 gene encoding hydroxycarboxylic acid receptor 1, whose protein sequence is MLTLTTPMLTLTTPMLTLTTPMLTLTTPMLNLTTPMLTLTTPMLTLTTPMTPVRGGCPPVGIQLEGVILPPLLIVDVVLGLLGNAVALWIFCFKLKAWNPNNLFLFNLVIADFLALVSLPLRIDALLRGHWVFGDGVCRINLFLMFSNRSASIALMTVVALYRYFKVVHPHHRFNRLTKRQAAWVSVLVWMLVAAPRLPMLAYDHIKGGGNRTQCFFFTSYGEASRALVVLVGTHQVLTVLEFVVPAAMLLFCSVRIFSFLRRRQMGKAEKVRKAMRVCIAIVVVFTVCFLPTTVATVGVWVVRSFRPWDCASFYTFTQLSIVSLGLNFLNSALDPVVYVFSSSTFRKALCGALPGALPGALRCGEDGGDGENVASSGTQTTGQQELKSTRAESEAM